One genomic window of Prochlorococcus marinus str. NATL2A includes the following:
- the folK gene encoding 2-amino-4-hydroxy-6-hydroxymethyldihydropteridine diphosphokinase, whose amino-acid sequence MTYAKQKPELKLVISIGANIPGILGDPIRTIAAMRPHIEKSIIEWNIALNHPKIDSQNFDKSLSFQWAPLFETDPLGGPIDQPKFINTVLVVEGEGFASVTPNEKAAKCLMKKFLELEKIAGRERENIEIIWGPRSLDIDFISWGGLQINTDTLILPHPRFSERNFVLIPLAEVLSKTQGKTKRISSQNIWPE is encoded by the coding sequence ATGACTTATGCAAAACAAAAACCGGAATTGAAACTCGTCATCTCAATAGGCGCAAATATCCCTGGCATTCTAGGAGATCCCATAAGGACAATCGCTGCCATGAGGCCGCATATAGAAAAAAGCATAATCGAGTGGAATATTGCTTTAAATCATCCAAAAATAGACTCTCAAAATTTTGATAAGTCTTTATCTTTTCAATGGGCTCCTCTATTTGAGACTGATCCTTTAGGGGGGCCAATTGACCAACCAAAATTCATTAATACCGTACTTGTTGTGGAGGGAGAGGGTTTTGCCTCAGTAACCCCAAATGAAAAAGCAGCTAAATGTTTGATGAAAAAATTTTTAGAATTAGAAAAGATTGCAGGAAGGGAAAGAGAAAATATAGAGATTATTTGGGGGCCAAGATCTTTGGATATTGACTTCATTTCTTGGGGCGGACTACAAATAAATACTGACACTTTGATTTTGCCTCATCCAAGATTTAGTGAAAGAAACTTTGTTTTAATTCCCCTTGCAGAAGTTTTATCAAAAACCCAAGGTAAAACGAAACGAATCAGTTCTCAAAATATTTGGCCTGAATAA